One Halobacterium sp. DL1 DNA window includes the following coding sequences:
- a CDS encoding ribonuclease BN, whose protein sequence is MSTIGSVVSLARDRNLTFLGAGIAYYAFVSIIPLLLLAVVVASVVGGQELAARVTELVSQQLSGSGQELVTEALTNTTGRGAASVVGVVTLTWTALKLFRGLDQAFDEVYADDIESSFLDQVKDALVVVVGIGLAVGLVVAVGAALAILPLEIPFVNVLGSLVLIAVLTVALLPIYYVLPPVDVTVVEVLPGALVAAVGWVILQVGFRIYAANASRFAAYGIIGAVLLFVTWLYFASIVVLIGAAVNAVRRGVRTEVV, encoded by the coding sequence ATGTCGACAATCGGGTCGGTCGTCAGCCTGGCGCGCGACCGAAACCTCACGTTCCTGGGGGCGGGTATCGCCTACTACGCGTTCGTCTCGATAATCCCGCTGCTGTTGCTCGCCGTGGTTGTCGCGTCGGTCGTCGGGGGCCAGGAACTGGCCGCCCGCGTGACCGAACTGGTCAGTCAGCAGCTCTCCGGGTCCGGTCAGGAGCTCGTGACCGAGGCGTTGACCAACACCACCGGCCGCGGGGCGGCGTCCGTGGTCGGTGTCGTCACGCTGACGTGGACCGCACTGAAGCTGTTCCGCGGCCTCGACCAGGCGTTCGACGAGGTGTACGCCGACGACATCGAGTCGTCGTTCCTCGACCAGGTCAAGGACGCGCTCGTGGTCGTAGTCGGTATCGGCCTCGCCGTCGGCCTCGTCGTCGCCGTCGGCGCCGCGCTCGCAATCCTGCCGCTAGAGATACCGTTCGTCAACGTCCTCGGGTCGCTTGTGCTGATTGCCGTGCTCACTGTCGCGCTCCTCCCGATCTACTACGTGCTCCCGCCGGTCGACGTGACCGTCGTCGAGGTGCTCCCGGGCGCCCTCGTGGCCGCCGTCGGCTGGGTAATCCTCCAGGTCGGCTTCCGCATCTACGCGGCCAACGCCAGCCGGTTCGCGGCCTACGGCATTATCGGCGCGGTCCTGCTGTTCGTCACGTGGCTCTACTTCGCCAGCATCGTCGTCCTCATCGGCGCGGCGGTGAACGCCGTCCGGCGCGGCGTGCGGACCGAGGTCGTCTGA
- a CDS encoding adenine phosphoribosyltransferase, which produces MERLRDSFEDAPVIEKDGGYEYVVLPISNGVPMLEPALLREVVVGVTRVAELEDVDKIVTPEAMGIHISTAVSLQTDIPLTVVRKREYGLPGEVSLHQETGYSEGEMYLNDVEAGDRVLVLDDLLSTGGTLRALTDALDDVGAEVADVVVVIRKVGSDSEMADSPHDVTALVDIEVADGEVEVVEEYQ; this is translated from the coding sequence ATGGAACGACTCCGTGACTCCTTCGAGGACGCGCCGGTCATCGAGAAAGACGGTGGCTACGAGTACGTCGTCCTCCCCATCAGCAACGGCGTGCCGATGCTCGAACCTGCTCTCCTCCGCGAGGTGGTCGTCGGCGTGACCCGCGTCGCCGAACTGGAAGACGTCGACAAGATCGTCACCCCGGAGGCGATGGGCATCCACATCTCTACGGCCGTGAGTCTCCAGACGGACATCCCGCTGACAGTCGTCCGGAAGCGCGAGTACGGGCTCCCGGGCGAGGTGTCACTCCACCAGGAGACGGGGTACTCCGAGGGCGAGATGTACCTCAACGACGTCGAGGCGGGCGACCGCGTGCTCGTCCTCGACGACCTGCTCTCGACCGGCGGGACGCTGCGCGCGCTCACCGACGCGCTCGACGACGTCGGCGCCGAGGTGGCGGACGTCGTCGTCGTCATCCGGAAGGTCGGCTCCGACAGCGAGATGGCGGATTCGCCCCACGACGTGACCGCGCTCGTCGACATCGAGGTCGCGGACGGCGAGGTCGAAGTCGTCGAGGAGTACCAGTAG
- a CDS encoding ABC transporter ATP-binding protein, translating into MSDASQAVELDGVWKTYQLGEQTVDALRDVSLTLSRGSYTAVMGPSGSGKSTLMNLVGCLDTPTEGRVDVDGRDVTALSERERTRLRGREIGFVFQTFNLMPRLTAAENVALPMVFQDVPRSDREDRARDLLGRVGLGDRADHRPSELSGGQRQRVAIARALANDPALLLADEPTGNLDTETGQRIMDLFAELHAAGNTVLMVTHERHVAEHADRIVHLLDGEVEREERVAEPRRPHAGGEL; encoded by the coding sequence ATGAGCGATGCGTCGCAGGCGGTCGAACTCGACGGTGTCTGGAAGACCTACCAACTCGGCGAGCAGACCGTCGACGCCCTCCGCGACGTCTCGCTGACGCTCTCCCGTGGGTCGTACACGGCCGTGATGGGGCCGAGCGGCTCCGGGAAGAGCACCCTGATGAATCTCGTCGGCTGTCTCGACACGCCAACGGAGGGTCGCGTGGACGTAGACGGTCGGGACGTCACCGCGCTCTCCGAGCGCGAGCGGACCCGGCTCCGCGGCCGGGAGATCGGGTTCGTCTTCCAGACGTTCAACCTGATGCCGCGGCTCACCGCCGCCGAGAACGTCGCGCTCCCGATGGTGTTCCAGGACGTCCCCCGGAGCGACCGCGAGGACCGCGCCCGCGACCTGCTGGGCCGCGTCGGCCTCGGCGACCGGGCGGACCACCGCCCGAGCGAGCTCTCCGGCGGTCAGCGCCAGCGCGTCGCCATCGCCCGCGCGCTCGCTAACGACCCGGCGCTGTTGCTCGCGGACGAGCCGACCGGGAACCTCGACACGGAGACTGGCCAGCGGATCATGGACCTGTTCGCGGAACTCCACGCGGCCGGCAACACCGTCCTCATGGTGACCCACGAGCGCCACGTGGCCGAGCACGCCGACCGCATCGTCCACCTCCTCGACGGCGAGGTCGAACGCGAGGAACGGGTCGCGGAACCCCGCCGACCCCACGCGGGGGGTGAGCTGTGA
- a CDS encoding secretion system protein — protein sequence MAGDDAEDNRGPVGGEGGDGNDGSADDTAGGGGGSRRPGGSADPPSDGDADDVTFGAAESTGESSEEAAGDLFDESDSGRERFDELEPAVERVPGTGRETALNTDLEPAVEQLVGEGGATVGDYSWVDYLQEYGHSAAAHRVEQRRERVKHELAVVESDAENPENPENPEDRVEPPYPEFAEFGADPPRPNWKRVDADPTDDLGFEPEARDTVVGTAARRAQNLHDYFDEFTDPETTPVNSEEWMWEHFKREYYYVGENDWTRPRDDDGDIVRFDPVEYLGFDPENTAHWLSVKTEAADEMLDLEDERTVNVRDDVDEGAFFSTVEGRTTMANRYDLEKAVSMEKKTHFSEVERYWVNKPYAFVLIFHSDRENEKKYYLVEPYRNPIETDLQSFLTDKLRTAIKYASEGVMAAGDDTQRRSVIERETRKLLERYDLYEGPPTTAQSLLDRLLVALGQRDAPAVLDPDEIDGIQARPEPVVLEEDADQLTQYQVETLLYVLQRNFIGYERIDGIKHDINVEDVSCDGYNSPVFVYHTDYENLITNVHHGQEDLDNFVVKLAQRSGKGISKRQPQVDATLPDGSRAQLTLGKEVSDHGTNYTIRQFKDVPFTPVDLINWQTFSLDEMAFLWLAIENHKSVVFAGGTASGKTTSLNAVSLFIPSNSKIVSIEDTREVELPQRNWIASVTRPSFGEDETGDIDEFDLLEAALRQRPDYIVMGEVRGEEGRTLFQVMSTGHTTYTTFHADNVGEVLKRFTTEPINVSKTLFTALDLVSVQTETRVRGQKVRRNRSITEINRYDPENDEINVNDVFQWEPEDDSFRQTADSSTLDEIKFDRGWTQVELQRELQERRVLLAYLIQEGLNEYAQVAATAQAYINDPETILALVANDRLEEALEDLRGMESVIIDVDPDKEEMVPRPDPTEQVFAETEAILEAAREEDGVLTEYEGVTPDSLAAALSPDAADDDIVA from the coding sequence ATGGCAGGGGACGACGCCGAGGACAACAGGGGTCCAGTCGGCGGCGAGGGTGGCGACGGGAACGACGGGTCAGCGGACGATACCGCCGGGGGTGGCGGTGGGTCCCGACGACCCGGCGGGAGCGCGGACCCCCCGTCCGACGGCGACGCGGACGACGTGACGTTCGGAGCGGCAGAATCGACCGGGGAATCGTCGGAGGAGGCAGCAGGGGACCTGTTCGACGAGTCCGATAGTGGACGCGAGAGGTTCGACGAACTGGAACCCGCCGTCGAGCGCGTCCCGGGGACGGGGCGGGAGACGGCGCTGAACACCGACCTCGAACCCGCAGTCGAGCAACTCGTCGGCGAGGGCGGCGCGACGGTCGGCGACTACTCCTGGGTGGACTACCTCCAGGAGTACGGCCACTCGGCGGCCGCCCACCGGGTCGAGCAGCGCCGCGAGCGAGTGAAACACGAGCTCGCAGTGGTCGAGTCGGACGCCGAGAACCCGGAGAATCCGGAGAACCCCGAGGACCGTGTCGAACCGCCGTACCCGGAGTTCGCGGAGTTCGGCGCCGACCCGCCGCGCCCGAACTGGAAGCGCGTCGACGCCGACCCGACGGACGACTTGGGATTCGAGCCCGAGGCCCGGGACACTGTCGTCGGCACGGCGGCCCGCCGCGCGCAGAACCTCCACGACTACTTCGACGAGTTCACCGACCCCGAGACGACGCCAGTGAACTCCGAGGAGTGGATGTGGGAGCACTTCAAGCGGGAGTACTACTACGTCGGGGAGAACGACTGGACGCGGCCGCGCGACGACGACGGCGACATCGTGCGATTCGACCCCGTCGAATACCTCGGCTTCGACCCGGAGAACACCGCTCACTGGCTCTCCGTGAAGACCGAGGCCGCCGACGAGATGCTCGACCTCGAGGACGAGCGCACGGTGAACGTCCGCGACGACGTCGACGAGGGCGCGTTCTTCTCGACGGTGGAGGGGCGGACGACGATGGCGAACCGCTACGACCTCGAGAAGGCGGTGTCGATGGAGAAGAAGACCCACTTCAGCGAGGTGGAGCGCTACTGGGTGAACAAGCCGTACGCGTTCGTCCTCATCTTCCACTCCGACCGCGAGAACGAGAAGAAGTACTACCTCGTCGAACCGTACCGCAACCCCATCGAGACCGACCTCCAGTCGTTCCTCACGGACAAACTCCGGACCGCCATCAAGTACGCTAGCGAGGGCGTGATGGCCGCGGGCGACGACACCCAGCGCCGGTCGGTCATCGAGCGCGAGACCCGGAAACTGCTCGAGAGGTACGACCTCTACGAGGGCCCGCCAACCACCGCACAGTCCCTGCTCGACCGCCTGCTCGTCGCGCTCGGACAGCGCGACGCACCAGCGGTGCTCGACCCGGACGAGATAGATGGCATCCAGGCCCGGCCAGAACCGGTGGTGCTCGAGGAGGACGCCGACCAGTTGACGCAGTACCAGGTCGAGACGCTGCTGTACGTCCTGCAGCGCAACTTCATCGGCTACGAGCGCATCGACGGCATCAAGCACGACATCAACGTCGAGGACGTCTCCTGCGACGGCTACAACTCGCCGGTCTTCGTCTACCACACGGACTACGAGAACCTCATCACGAACGTCCACCACGGCCAGGAGGACCTCGACAACTTCGTCGTGAAACTCGCCCAGCGCTCCGGGAAAGGCATCAGTAAGCGCCAGCCACAGGTCGACGCGACGCTCCCGGACGGCTCCCGCGCACAGTTGACCCTCGGCAAGGAGGTCAGCGACCACGGGACGAACTACACCATCCGGCAGTTCAAGGACGTCCCGTTCACGCCGGTCGACCTCATCAACTGGCAGACGTTCAGCCTCGACGAGATGGCGTTCCTCTGGCTCGCCATCGAGAACCACAAAAGCGTCGTCTTCGCCGGGGGTACAGCCTCCGGGAAGACGACCAGCCTGAACGCGGTCTCGCTGTTCATCCCGAGCAACTCGAAGATTGTCTCCATCGAGGACACGCGGGAGGTCGAACTCCCGCAGCGCAACTGGATCGCGAGCGTCACCCGGCCGAGTTTCGGGGAGGACGAGACGGGCGACATCGACGAGTTCGACCTGCTGGAGGCCGCGCTCCGCCAGCGGCCCGACTACATCGTGATGGGCGAGGTGCGCGGCGAGGAGGGCCGGACGCTGTTCCAGGTGATGAGCACCGGCCACACGACGTACACGACGTTCCACGCGGACAACGTCGGCGAGGTGCTCAAGCGGTTCACCACCGAACCCATCAACGTCTCGAAGACGCTGTTCACCGCCCTCGACCTGGTCTCCGTGCAGACGGAGACGCGGGTGCGCGGCCAGAAGGTGCGCCGGAACCGCTCCATCACGGAAATCAACCGCTACGACCCGGAGAACGACGAGATCAACGTCAACGACGTCTTCCAGTGGGAGCCCGAGGACGACTCCTTCCGGCAGACGGCGGACTCCTCGACGCTCGACGAGATCAAGTTCGACCGCGGGTGGACCCAGGTCGAACTCCAGCGCGAACTCCAGGAGCGGCGTGTGCTCCTCGCCTACCTCATCCAGGAGGGGCTCAACGAGTACGCGCAGGTCGCCGCGACGGCGCAGGCGTACATCAACGACCCCGAGACGATTCTCGCGCTGGTCGCCAACGACCGCCTGGAGGAGGCCCTCGAGGACCTCCGCGGGATGGAGAGCGTCATCATCGACGTCGACCCCGACAAGGAGGAGATGGTGCCACGGCCCGACCCCACCGAGCAGGTCTTTGCGGAGACGGAGGCCATCCTGGAGGCGGCCCGCGAGGAAGACGGCGTGCTCACCGAGTACGAGGGCGTGACGCCGGACTCGCTGGCGGCCGCGCTCTCCCCGGACGCCGCCGATGACGACATCGTCGCCTAG